In Amyelois transitella isolate CPQ chromosome 3, ilAmyTran1.1, whole genome shotgun sequence, a single genomic region encodes these proteins:
- the LOC132902702 gene encoding uncharacterized protein LOC132902702, giving the protein MLLGDVCQDVSAVIYGANLIALTKKDGGIRPITVGSTFRRLAAKVCVRLTRHKLQNLFEPVQVGFGTRGGCEAAVHAVRTFTHSNMCEVLLKLDVKNAFNSVNRDTLLNEIKLHVPELYNFLLQCYHTPSKLVHKYNEIDSATGCQQGDPLGPAIFSLAINSIIHGLNSKLNIWYLDDGTLGGDFKTVLKDLIDIKNKFSNIGLELNFDKYSLYLLGSPIFDEAIPSLLSKSISKFTDYSDRLTKISSHSALFVLKFCLFIPKLTYLLRCCPIWKYPTLVQPIDQLLKNKIELILNISFGEEAWTQASLPIRNGGLGIRKISCVALPAFLSSIHSTSNLVGNILKVPATTNYEIACLDEATNAWLTGPSPNLPSKLQSQRAWDSISSNFIFSSLLENSFSRDRARLLAVSRPESGHWLHAYPSPALGTFLNPLTLRVAVGLRVGAEVCVDHSCASCGVSVDRLGHHGLACSSGAGRQSRHAALNDILRRALVSADVPVALEPQIVRDDGKRPDGMSLIPWRMGRALVWDATCADTLAASYLPATSKQAGAAADARERFKTNKYSCLGTQYEFVPFGVETLGPWGKGARELHKALSKRLREATGDPRAGSFLAQRIAIAIQRGNAACVMGTLPRGPNLNNNQNTRPSGAPSSR; this is encoded by the exons atgcTGCTGGGAGATGTCTGTCAGGACGTGTCAGCGGTGATCTATGGGGCGAATCTTATTGCCCTGACCAAAAAGGACGGTGGTATACGCCCCATTACTGTAGGGTCTACGTTCAGACGGTTAGCTGCTAAAGTGTGCGTTCGGCTCACTCgccataaattacaaaatcttTTTGAGCCCGTACAGGTTGGTTTCGGCACACGTGGAGGGTGTGAAGCTGCAGTGCATGCCGTGCGCACCTTTACTCATTCCAATATGTGCGaagttcttttaaaactaGATGTCAAAAACGCCTTTAATTCGGTCAACAGGGATACCTTGctgaatgaaattaaattgcaTGTTCCGGAATTGTACAACTTTTTACTACAATGCTACCATACTCCTTCAAAATTAGTACACAAATATAATGAGATTGATTCGGCCACGGGTTGTCAGCAGGGTGATCCCCTCGGTCCAGCTATTTTCAGTTTGGCAATTAACTCAATAATTCAcggtttaaattcaaaattaaacatatgGTACCTTGATGACGGAACCCTAGGTGGAGactttaaaacagttttgaaagatttaattgatataaaaaacaagttCTCTaatattggtctggaattaaattttgataaat aTAGTCTCTACCTACTTGGTTCACCGATATTTGATGAGGCCATACCTTCCCTTCTTAGtaaatcaatttcaaaattcactgACTATTCGGACCGCCTCACCAAAATTAGCAGTCACTCTGCGTTATTCGTTCTAAAATTCTGTTTATTCATACCAAAATTAACTTACTTGCTCCGTTGTTGCCCTATTTGGAAATACCCCACTTTGGTCCAACCTATTGatcaacttttaaaaaataaaattgaattaatactCAACATAAGTTTTGGCGAAGAGGCATGGACCCAAGCCTCCCTTCCAATTAGGAATGGAGGCTTAGGAATCCGAAAAATTTCTTGTGTAGCCCTGCCGGCTTTCTTGTCCTCTATCCACAGCACATCTAATCTCGTAGGTAATATTCTTAAGGTCCCTGCGACTACAAACTACGAGATTGCGTGCTTGGATGAGGCCACAAATGCCTGGCTAACCGGACCGAGTCCAAATCTACCCTCCAAGCTACAAAGCCAAAGGGCCTGGGATTCCATTtcatctaattttattttcagttctcTTTTGGAAAATTCCTTTAGCAGAGATAGGGCTAGACTATTAGCCGTGTCCAGACCAGAGTCCGGACATTGGCTTCATGCCTATCCATCTCCTGCTTTAGGAACTTTTCTAAATCCCCTAACTCTTCGCGTGGCTGTGGGTCTCAGAGTCGGGGCTGAAGTCTGTGTGGACCACAGCTGTGCCTCTTGTGGGGTTTCTGTTGATCGCCTAGGTCACCATGGTCTTGCCTGCTCCTCGGGTGCCGGCCGCCAATCCCGCCATGCTGCTCTCAATGACATCCTGAGACGGGCGCTTGTCAGCGCCGACGTCCCCGTGGCCCTTGAGCCCCAGATCGTGCGAGACGATGGCAAGCGCCCCGACGGGATGTCATTGATACCCTGGCGCATGGGTCGCGCGCTGGTCTGGGACGCCACTTGCGCAGATACGCTGGCGGCGTCCTACCTCCCTGCGACCAGTAAACAGGCTGGTGCGGCGGCGGACGCCCGGGAGCGCTTCAAGACCAATAAATACAGTTGTCTTGGCACCCAGTACGAGTTCGTACCGTTTGGTGTCGAGACACTTGGTCCTTGGGGCAAGGGCGCGCGGGAGCTCCACAAGGCGCTCAGCAAACGCCTGAGGGAGGCAACAGGAGACCCTCGCGCGGGCAGCTTTCTTGCGCAGCGTATTGCTATTGCAATACAGCGCGGGAATGCTGCCTGCGTGATGGGAACCCTTCCTAGGGGtccaaatttaaacaataat CAAAATACACGACCTAGCGGAGCTCCAAGCTCGCGTTAA